The stretch of DNA ATGAAAACACCAGTGCTGTATTTTGTTGCtatttttctgttctgtgtgaCTGAATGGCCGAGAACAACCGCCTCGGCCCCGGGGAGAAACTCCACAGGTGAGTTCAGCTCTGCACTAACACTGTTTACTTTTCAAATATAGTTTTCTTGAGtctctgaaataaaacagccaTTTACAAAACTcacactgtggaaaaaaaaatggctgGGGTCTAAATAATCCTTAAACGGCTAAAAGACACCGACTGAATCTCTACTAAGATTTAAACCTTTCCTTTAAGAAATAATCAACATCTGGAGCCTGTTACGAACCGACTCTTTAATGTGAAACTATGTGAATAGATTCACattaaaacatgtataaaaCTCTGGGTTTTTCAGGCTGTGGGTGAAAAAAGTAGGctaatgtggaaaaaaaaaactactgctAAACGTTTGTAGTGTCTCAATAGGCATTCAGCACAGCACACTGGTCTCCGTCGTGGCTACATAATGttcacacagcttgtataatcaaCAAGAGCCCAGAGAATTATAGAAAGGCATAAAATTAAATGGGTTGCTCTGGAGCAGTAGAACATGAGCCTAAGTTTGCCATTCCTAATgacaagtgtgggctagagagCTATAAAAGCTGTCAGCATTTGGGATTTTTAGTCTTAGTTTGATCACTAAAATGCACCACTGACTTAACTAATAATATGAACCATAGAAGCTAAAAGAAGGTAACAGGGACAAACAAATGCACTCATTGTCAGTAATGAATAATGCATATagagttcagggttgtggtggtacccagaatcactgggcgcaaggcgggagcacaccctggagtaGGTGCCActacttcacagggcgacacactcacacattcactcacatctaagGACATTTTTGAGTATCCATTCCacccacctggaggaaacccatggagacacggggagaacacaacaaagtcctcacggacagtcacccggagctgggcttgaatccacaaccccaggactctggagctgtggcaCAGCGACACTAGCTGTTGTGTAATACACTACCAGAGGGCGATATTTAAAAGTGTCATTAATTTTCCATAGAGAaacctccttttgcctgaatatCCTCATATGGGCATAGATTGTTGTTTAAATGTTGCATTTGAGTCAATTAAATAAACAGTTCCAAAGAATCAGTGCAGTTCAGTAAATTAAATCAATCTGTGTTTCCATTCATCAATCTGACACCAAGCTGTTTGTGCCAGTGTTTAAAGCAGGTCACTGCCCCAGGAAGTTGACAGTGATCCCATCCAGTCGTGCATGCGTCTGTGATGACGACTGTCCAGGTGACCACAAATGCTGTGTGTTTGACTGTGGAGCCGTGTGCGTGCCACCAGCTTTCAGTAAGCACTctacacaacacaccacaatgTTTCTGTCTCAGCAGTGTTGGCTGACATAGATCCATTCACGACCCAAATGCAAATCAGCATCATttgaaaagaatgaaaatggAAGGGTGGATTTCTGCCTCCACTGCCTCTTAACTCTGGGAGACAGCTCCTTGACTTAAACATGTGTTCTGTAACAGGGAAGCCTGGTGTGTGCCCACGTCGAAAGTGGGGCTCAGGGATGTGTGCTGAATACTGCGTCAGTGACAGTGACTGTCCAAATGATGAGAAATGCTGCCACAACGGATGTGGCCATGAATGCATCGCCCCTTATTCAGGTAagaattctgactttttttgttGCAGGAAATCTCCTTGAAATGAAGGCATcaacatgtaaaataaaaagcgTGGAATATCTGTATATAGGAAAGTTCACACCCAGACTTGTATTGGTATTAGTACtgattacaaaatatttacttaGGGATGCACAGTTGCACTGCTTGTCATCTATCGTGCTTGAGacccaacaaaaaaaaaaggcttgttTGGTCCCCTTGTCTGCCAGAAGAATTAGGTGCATGAGAGTGGAGGAGGAGCATTGTCTCCTTCCTCAGCATTCCCTCGAGCAAGGCACCTGAAGATGGCGGCTCACTGCCCCTatagggcagtgtgtgtgtgtttgttatatTCACTGCTACACATTGGTTGAATGCAGAGACATAATTTTGTTGTAACttgtgaaatgacaataaacagCAAGTGtaccaatttatttt from Hoplias malabaricus isolate fHopMal1 chromosome 5, fHopMal1.hap1, whole genome shotgun sequence encodes:
- the wfdc2 gene encoding WAP four-disulfide core domain protein 3; the encoded protein is MKTPVLYFVAIFLFCVTEWPRTTASAPGRNSTVFKAGHCPRKLTVIPSSRACVCDDDCPGDHKCCVFDCGAVCVPPAFRKPGVCPRRKWGSGMCAEYCVSDSDCPNDEKCCHNGCGHECIAPYSVKPGRCAKPKGTPMCAEYCYHDGQCPGEQKCCRTTCGHACSEPC